A window from Podospora bellae-mahoneyi strain CBS 112042 chromosome 1 map unlocalized CBS112042p_1, whole genome shotgun sequence encodes these proteins:
- a CDS encoding uncharacterized protein (COG:F; EggNog:ENOG503P1JH): MRTNLEIVQECDNFPYPNLTNNTAYTKAIEPLWLFFLPDDLEPHGFLIQSVVDRMPWTPSFRLIPESKQVHLLKYPGREDWQTACNEAIDELLDLTRAKKVFPRLGKKRDEKFPIVGAKFDIGIERSAMSLFGIIGQGAHMTVYTRTSLGEMKFWIPRRNANKSTYPNMLDQAVAGGVAQEETPFECIVREAGEEAALDEEVVRRDVVAAGTVTWFNVSDEKAGGEVGLMNPGVLYVYDLEVGREVVFKPVDDDIQAFHLMSVDEVRNAMRNGEFKPSCAAVMMDFFVRHGFITAENEADYVEIVSRLHRKLPFRTSPGF; encoded by the exons ATGCGGACCAATCTAGAAATCGTCCAAGAATGCGATAA CTTCCCCTACCCCAACCtaaccaacaacaccgctTACACCAAAGCCATTGAACCACTGTGGCTCTTCTTTCTCCCAGACGACTTAGAACCCCACGGCTTTCTCATCCAATCAGTAGTCGACCGTATGCCATGGACCCCCTCCTTCCGCCTCATCCCCGAAAGCAAACAAGTCCACCTTCTCAAATACCCCGGAAGAGAAGATTGGCAAACCGCCTGCAACGAAGCAATCGATGAACTCCTCGATCTTACCCGTGCCAAAAAGGTTTTTCCCCGCCTAGGCAAGAAAAGAGATGAGAAGTTCCCTATCGTTGGCGCCAAATTCGATATTGGGATCGAAAGGTCAGCGATGAGCTTGTTCGGGATTATTGGACAGGGTGCTCACATGACGGTTTACACTCGTACGTCattgggggagatgaagttCTGGATTCCGAGGCGGAATGCCAACAAGTCGACTTATCCCAATATGCTGGATcaggctgttgctggtggggtgGCGCAGGAGGAGACGCCGTTTGAGTGCATCGTTCgtgaggcgggggaggaggctgcgttggatgaggaggtggtgaggagggatgTTGTTGCGGCGGGGACGGTGACGTGGTTCAATGTTTCTGATGAGAAGGCGGGTGGGGAGGTAGGTTTGATGAATCCGGGGGTATTGTATGTTTATGATCTGGAGGTTGGGCGAGAGGTGGTATTCAAGCCGGTGGATGACGATATTCAGGCTTTTCATTTGATGAGTGTGGATGAGGTGAGAAATGCGATGAGGAATGGGGAGTTTAAGCCGAGTTGTGCGGCGGTCATGATGGATTTCTTTGTGAGGCATGGGTTTATCACGGCGGAGAATGAAGCGGATTATGTTGAGATTGTGTCGAGGCTGCATCGTAAGCTGCCGTTTAGAACCAGCCCTGGTTTTTGA
- a CDS encoding uncharacterized protein (EggNog:ENOG503P073; COG:G; COG:O), whose amino-acid sequence MAFTHSSLRLLSLISLFLSLGSALPSKHLNRQPAPSYTSLGCFKDNEGGRRALTGGSYAADDMTVASCASFCSKFELFAVSYGRECYCGQSVTNGNTEVDAADCSFSCGGDPSDKCGAGNRVNLYSNDNPSIRSPATLPGITSLGCFVDTAARILPHKIIGTDDMTAAKCAENCADYDFFGTQWSRECFCDDNELCGAGMRLNVYSFDKETTTTSSSEPTSSPTSEPTPVAIIDGFEYLGCYNDNVPQRVLGGKVVVDTAMTLERCASQPFTYQSCWTDDVGNRSLADLEHRTDDMTVAKCADICIEYAYFGVEYGRECYCGDKLVGQTALEKECSVLCVGGGYNWCGGPLRLNLYAKEAITTTASTTVLETFTTSEVESPTVPEPTTTASDIITTADEPSSTVSETLTTTVEEISISTEEPGTTTEEFTTTTEEPTALTEASTTSTEEPNSPTTEEPTTTFTAEASTTVEPSTTSDMVLSTTTLVSSPSLAPTTTATSTTTTQGPSSVTITRCPPTPTWVGRPEMCYDSSLPGQCELLASTLYQPQAMSMYLFNCHYILTRYGLQPNPVTCFPTSTATSPDAAAATSTIRSVHSCLRSSYVCSKSMTCETSTYPISQVPVPTQSVGVETLSDGGFESGQFGSWNLTGDTRLLTGQISAFQARTGNHSYYVYNPNYYHAGLVLTRRVVGVEPGKYYRFKANVWISNNQVNNYIQLSVSPPGLGQQFMQRYSTAGVWREIAVHFTTTSSWLELQLTVVAQPMYINNPQQWEGPNSIFIDDISLVRLGY is encoded by the exons ATGGCTTTCACTCATTCAAGCCTACGGCTCTTGTCTCTAATCTCTCTGTTTCTTTCACTCGGTTCTGCCCTTCCCAGCAAGCACTTGAACCGACAGCCTGCGCCTTCCTACACTTCTCTCGGTTGCTTCAAGGACAACGAGGGTGGCCGAAGAGCGCTTACTGGCGGAAGCTACGCAGCTGATGACATGACTGTTGCCAGCTGCGCATCATTCTGCTCCAAGTTCGAGTTGTTTGCTGTCTCTTACGGCCGTGAGTGTTACTGCGGTCAATCAGTCACAAACGGCAACACCGAGGTGGATGCTGCCGACTGCTCTTTCTCATGTGGAGGAGATCCAAGCGATAAATGCGGCGCTGGCAACAGGGTCAACCTGTACTCCAACGACAACCCATCGATTCGAAGCCCTGCAACTCTACCCGGCATCACTTCACTCGGCTGTTTCGTCGACACCGCTGCTCGCATCCTACCACACAAAATCATCGGCACCGATGACATGACGGCTGCGAAATGTGCGGAGAATTGTGCTGATTACGACTTCTTTGGCACGCAATGGTCCCGCGAGTGCTTTT GCGATGACAATGAGCTATGCGGTGCCGGCATGCGGTTGAATGTGTATAGCTTCGATAAGGAAACaacgacaacctcctcctccgagcCCACGTCTTCACCAACATCTGAACCTACACCCGTGGCCATCATCGATGGGTTCGAATACCTAGGTTGCTACAACGATAATGTCCCGCAACGCGTCTTGGGAGGAAAGGTTGTGGTGGATACTGCCATGACGCTGGAAAGGTGTGCTTCGCAACCG TTTACTTACCAATCTTGCTGGAcggatgatgttggcaacCGGTCTCTTGCGGATTTGGAGCACCGGACAGACGACATGACGGTAGCCAAATGCGCAGATATTTGCATTGAATATGCATACTTTGGTGTCGAGTATGGGAGGGAGTGCTACTGCGGTGACAAGCTTGTTGGTCAGACTGCTTTGGAGAAAGAGTGCAGTGTTTTGTGCGTGGGTGGAGGTTATAACTGGTGTGGTGGACCTCTCCGGCTGAACCTGTATGCGAAAGAAGCTATCACTACAACTGCGTCCACCACTGTTCTCGAGACTTTCACGACCTCTGAGGTTGAATCACCTACAGTGCCAGAGCCAACTACCACTGCCTCTGACATTATCACCACGGCAGATGAGCCATCAAGCACTGTTTCGGAAACCTTGACCACAACAGTCGAGGAAATCTCGATCTCAACCGAAGAACCAGGCACCACGACTGAGGAAttcaccacaacaaccgaGGAGCCAACCGCATTGACTGAGGCATCAACCACGTCCACAGAGGAGCCGAACTCTCCAACCACCGAGGAGCCTACTACGACATTCACTGCTGAAGCGAGCACCACCGTTGAACCGTCAACAACTTCGGACATGGTCTTGTCAACAACGACTCTGGTAAGCTCCCCTTCATTGGCCCCGACAACAACCGCAACTTCGACCACCACGACACAAGGCCCCAGCTCAGTCACGATCACCAGatgtcctccaaccccaacgtgGGTAGGAAGACCTGAGATGTGCTACGACAGCTCTCTCCCCGGTCAATGCGAACTGCTTGCATCGACATTGTACCAACCTCAGGCGATGTCCATGTACTTGTTCAACTGTCACTACATTCTCACCCGTTATGGCCTGCAACCAAACCCGGTCACATGCTTCCCTacctcaacagcaaccagTCCAgatgccgctgctgccacctCGACTATCAGAAGTGTTCACTCATGCTTACGATCCTCCTATGTCTGCAGTAAATCCATGACCTGCGAAACAAGCACCTATCCTATCAGCCAGGTTCCCGTGCCAACTCAGAGCGTTGGCGTCGAGACTCTCAGCGATGGTGGCTTCGAGAGCGGGCAATTTGGTAGCTGGAACTTGACTGGAGACACCAGGCTCTTGACTGGCCAAATCTCGGCTTTTCAGGCCAGGACAGGAAATCATAGCTACTATGTCTACAACCCCAACTATTACCATGCCGGCCTCGTGCTCACGAGACGAGTTGTCGGTGTGGAACCGGGAAAATACTATCGTTTCAAGGCCAATGTTTGGATTTCGAATAATCAGGTCAACAACTATATCCAGCTGAGTGTATCTCCGCCGGGACTTGGTCAGCAGTTTATGCAGCGCTACAGCACGGCGGGCGTGTGGAGGGAGATTGCAGTACATTTTACGACGACGTCTTCTTGGCTTGAGTTGCAGCTTACTGTTGTTGCACAGCCGATGTATATCAACAACCCGCAGCAGTGGGAGGGGCCGAATAGTATCTTTATTGATGATATTAGTTTGGTGCGTTTGGGGTACTAG